From Halorubrum salinarum, the proteins below share one genomic window:
- the hisH gene encoding imidazole glycerol phosphate synthase subunit HisH, with the protein MDESPTDAEVSVALVDYGLGNLRSATRGLERAGASVEITDDPEAFAAADGVVLPGVGAFREGMENAGPLREALTDHAEAGRPLFGICLGMQMLLTTSEEADHAGEGEVTGLDLIPGTNVRFEVDRKVPHMGWNELEVERDHPIVDGVDGAGESGAAASAGGSVDGEHAYFVHSYYAAPDDADAVVATADYGVDFPAVVANEAGNVFGTQFHPEKSGETGLKILRNFVDYCAER; encoded by the coding sequence ATGGACGAATCACCAACGGACGCCGAGGTGTCCGTCGCGCTCGTGGACTACGGGCTCGGGAACCTCCGGTCCGCGACCCGCGGGCTGGAGCGCGCGGGCGCGTCCGTCGAGATCACCGACGACCCCGAGGCGTTCGCGGCCGCCGACGGCGTCGTCCTCCCCGGCGTCGGCGCGTTCCGTGAAGGGATGGAGAACGCCGGCCCGCTGCGCGAGGCGCTGACCGACCACGCCGAGGCGGGGCGCCCCCTCTTCGGGATCTGCCTCGGGATGCAGATGCTCCTCACGACGAGCGAGGAGGCCGACCACGCGGGCGAAGGCGAGGTGACGGGGCTCGACCTGATCCCCGGCACCAACGTCCGCTTCGAGGTCGACCGGAAGGTGCCGCACATGGGCTGGAACGAGCTCGAAGTCGAGCGCGACCACCCGATCGTCGACGGGGTCGACGGGGCGGGGGAGTCGGGGGCGGCCGCGTCCGCCGGCGGGTCCGTCGACGGCGAGCACGCCTACTTCGTCCACTCCTACTACGCCGCGCCGGACGACGCCGACGCGGTCGTCGCCACCGCCGACTACGGGGTCGACTTCCCGGCGGTCGTCGCCAACGAGGCGGGCAACGTGTTCGGCACGCAGTTCCACCCCGAGAAGAGCGGCGAGACGGGGCTGAAGATCCTGCGGAACTTCGTCGACTACTGCGCGGAGCGGTAG
- the phnD gene encoding phosphate/phosphite/phosphonate ABC transporter substrate-binding protein, whose protein sequence is MAQRRKFLKIAGAASIVGLAGCSGGGDGSDGGDGSDGGDGMDGSDGSDGSDGSDGSDGGDSQMSFGGDGKVDFGISPSVPQEDLEVQYSPLLDHVGSYLKENYEVPDGLSVEGNVGSNYSAIIQSLGQGTTDVAETGPFAAALGVKTGNAEIILQRFGYGGWTYKSIIATPNDSDITELSDLSGKTVAFSDRLSTSGALYPLYSMSSEGGLDIGSLPEGDGSQAEFDARFAGGHVGSYTLLEQGQVDAAAMGGFVRDTGTGPAPDAWQEVATTLHEDEGLPRAPMVVSPELSDDVKSAIQESFLEAPDSIYYGADGESDTDDDLWFSKVREASQEDYQSVIDVANELGVGTDIFDQ, encoded by the coding sequence ATGGCGCAACGACGCAAATTCCTCAAGATCGCGGGTGCGGCAAGTATCGTTGGACTCGCAGGCTGTAGCGGCGGCGGCGACGGGTCCGACGGCGGCGACGGCTCCGACGGCGGCGACGGGATGGACGGGTCCGACGGATCCGACGGGTCTGACGGGTCTGACGGCTCCGACGGCGGCGACTCGCAGATGTCGTTCGGCGGCGACGGGAAAGTCGACTTCGGCATCTCGCCGTCGGTCCCGCAGGAGGACCTCGAGGTGCAGTACTCCCCGCTGCTCGACCACGTGGGGAGCTATCTGAAGGAGAACTACGAGGTCCCCGACGGCCTCTCGGTCGAGGGGAACGTCGGCAGTAACTACAGCGCGATCATCCAGTCGCTCGGCCAGGGCACGACCGACGTCGCGGAGACGGGGCCGTTCGCGGCCGCCCTCGGCGTGAAGACCGGGAACGCGGAGATCATCCTCCAGCGGTTCGGCTACGGCGGCTGGACGTACAAGAGCATCATCGCGACGCCGAACGACAGCGACATCACGGAGCTGTCGGACCTGTCCGGCAAGACCGTCGCCTTCTCCGACCGCCTGTCGACCAGCGGTGCGCTGTACCCGCTGTACAGCATGTCGAGCGAGGGCGGCCTCGACATCGGCAGTCTGCCCGAGGGCGACGGCTCGCAGGCCGAGTTCGACGCCCGCTTCGCCGGCGGTCACGTCGGCTCGTACACCCTCCTCGAGCAGGGGCAGGTCGACGCGGCGGCGATGGGCGGCTTCGTCCGCGACACCGGCACCGGCCCCGCGCCGGACGCCTGGCAGGAGGTCGCCACCACGCTCCACGAGGACGAGGGGCTGCCGCGCGCGCCGATGGTGGTGTCGCCCGAACTGAGCGACGACGTGAAGTCCGCCATTCAGGAGTCGTTCCTCGAGGCGCCGGACAGCATCTACTACGGCGCCGACGGCGAGTCCGACACCGACGACGACCTCTGGTTCAGCAAGGTCCGCGAGGCGAGCCAGGAGGACTACCAGTCCGTCATCGACGTCGCCAACGAGCTCGGCGTCGGCACGGACATCTTCGACCAGTAA
- the phnC gene encoding phosphonate ABC transporter ATP-binding protein, with protein MPTIEFENVTKRYGEDTVALDDVSFTISEGEFVILLGPSGAGKSTMLRVLNGLTQPTEGSVRIGDEEIQGNRSSVGMVFQEHYLIESKTAFGNALSGALSRNGLLRSALGMHDDDDKRTALEALQTVGLLDEAGQRAESMSGGQKQRVGIARALVQNPEIVLADEPVASLDPKAARDVMRYLKKAATEQDLTTITSLHQVNIAREFGDRFLGIRDGEVIFDGDADDLTMDEMDRIYYGSAQDGKTVPTGTTSEELGETDAEADAAADGGREA; from the coding sequence ATGCCAACGATCGAATTCGAAAACGTCACCAAGAGATACGGCGAGGACACCGTCGCCCTCGACGACGTATCGTTCACCATCTCCGAGGGCGAATTCGTCATCCTCCTCGGTCCCTCCGGCGCCGGCAAGTCGACGATGCTCCGCGTGTTGAACGGACTCACGCAGCCCACCGAGGGGTCCGTCCGCATCGGCGACGAGGAGATTCAGGGTAACCGCAGCAGCGTCGGCATGGTGTTCCAGGAACACTACCTCATTGAGAGCAAGACCGCGTTCGGCAACGCGCTGTCGGGCGCGCTCTCCCGGAACGGCCTCCTCCGGAGCGCCCTCGGGATGCACGACGACGACGACAAGCGGACCGCCCTGGAAGCCCTCCAGACGGTCGGCCTCCTCGACGAGGCGGGACAGCGCGCCGAGTCGATGAGCGGCGGGCAGAAACAGCGCGTCGGGATCGCCCGCGCGCTGGTTCAGAACCCCGAGATCGTCCTCGCCGACGAGCCGGTGGCCAGCCTCGACCCGAAGGCCGCCCGCGACGTGATGCGCTACCTCAAGAAGGCCGCGACCGAGCAGGACCTCACGACGATCACCAGCCTCCACCAGGTGAACATCGCGCGCGAGTTCGGGGATCGGTTCCTCGGGATCCGCGACGGCGAGGTGATCTTCGACGGCGACGCCGACGACCTCACGATGGACGAGATGGACCGGATCTACTACGGCAGCGCACAGGACGGCAAGACGGTCCCGACCGGGACGACGAGCGAGGAACTGGGCGAGACCGACGCCGAGGCCGACGCGGCCGCAGACGGGGGGCGAGAGGCGTGA
- a CDS encoding PhnE/PtxC family ABC transporter permease yields the protein MSSPSDSAIADQFRSLERLRRLKYLLWSALLAAVLGVTYWGLGFIGFQPNVVAGRLPAMYEFIATGFFPPDFQNFTIYTKDQGITGLQAIPASFGEGGARIVESFQSPRQTLVKASLVTLLLGFMGTVFAFPFALILGVLGSERVTPFPFNFIFRGTLSGIRAIPAIVWIFLYIPVGPPGQVTAVLAIATDSIGNLGRLFTDDLEEIEEGPIEAIRSTGASGTQTVSFGMLSQVSRSFIAWTLYILEINTRIAISLGVVGAGGLGLMIRNSQDLFEFQQTAAGLVMVFIVVLGIELISSRIRARLRPGEHEGKGLIEAIRGLFDAKKWLGIGDGPKRD from the coding sequence GTGAGTTCCCCGTCCGACTCCGCGATCGCCGACCAGTTCCGCTCGCTCGAACGGCTCCGGCGCCTCAAGTACCTGCTGTGGAGCGCGCTGCTCGCCGCCGTCCTCGGCGTCACCTACTGGGGGCTCGGCTTCATCGGGTTCCAGCCGAACGTCGTCGCCGGACGGCTCCCGGCGATGTACGAGTTCATCGCGACCGGCTTCTTCCCCCCCGACTTCCAGAACTTCACGATCTACACCAAAGACCAGGGGATCACGGGGCTTCAGGCGATCCCGGCGAGCTTCGGCGAGGGCGGCGCCCGCATCGTCGAGAGCTTCCAGTCGCCGCGGCAGACGCTGGTGAAGGCGAGCCTCGTGACGCTCCTCCTCGGCTTCATGGGCACCGTGTTCGCCTTCCCGTTCGCGCTGATCCTCGGCGTGCTCGGCAGCGAGCGCGTCACGCCGTTCCCGTTCAACTTCATCTTCCGCGGGACCCTCAGCGGCATCCGCGCCATCCCCGCGATCGTCTGGATCTTCCTGTACATCCCCGTCGGGCCGCCGGGACAGGTGACGGCGGTGCTCGCGATCGCGACCGACAGCATCGGGAACCTCGGCCGCCTGTTCACCGACGACCTCGAAGAGATCGAGGAGGGGCCGATCGAGGCGATCCGGTCGACGGGCGCCTCGGGCACCCAGACCGTGAGCTTCGGGATGCTGAGTCAGGTGTCGCGCTCCTTCATCGCGTGGACGCTGTACATCTTGGAGATCAACACCCGGATCGCCATCTCGCTCGGGGTCGTCGGCGCCGGCGGCCTCGGGCTGATGATCCGGAACAGTCAGGACCTCTTCGAGTTCCAGCAGACCGCCGCGGGGCTGGTGATGGTGTTCATCGTCGTCCTCGGCATCGAGCTCATCTCCTCGCGGATCCGCGCCCGGCTCCGCCCCGGCGAGCACGAGGGGAAGGGACTGATCGAAGCGATCCGCGGCCTGTTCGACGCGAAGAAGTGGCTCGGTATCGGCGACGGTCCCAAGCGGGACTGA
- a CDS encoding uracil-DNA glycosylase, with protein sequence MSEHGGDGLDEDLRVPACERCPELVASRSRIVDGVGPTDADLLFVGEGPGATEDEEGEPFVGRSGDVLDEALRDAGLARADVRITNCVRCRPPDNRDPTTEELSNCRGHLEAEIDRLDPALIVTLGKVPSEHLLDRSVAITSASGDVVDARLAGASRRVLLSVHPAATLYDRSQRDGFFETIARAAELSGVGERGENGDGQSRLGEF encoded by the coding sequence ATGAGCGAACACGGCGGCGACGGGCTCGACGAGGACCTCCGCGTGCCCGCCTGCGAGCGGTGCCCGGAACTGGTCGCCTCGCGGAGCCGGATCGTCGACGGCGTCGGCCCGACGGACGCGGACCTGCTGTTCGTCGGCGAGGGGCCGGGCGCCACCGAGGACGAGGAGGGCGAGCCGTTCGTCGGGCGGTCGGGCGACGTGCTCGACGAGGCGCTACGCGACGCGGGGCTCGCCCGCGCCGACGTGCGGATCACGAACTGCGTCCGGTGCCGCCCGCCCGACAACCGGGACCCGACGACCGAGGAGCTGTCGAACTGCCGGGGCCACCTCGAAGCGGAGATCGACCGCCTCGACCCGGCGCTGATCGTGACGCTCGGGAAGGTGCCGAGCGAGCACCTCCTCGACCGGTCGGTGGCGATCACCTCGGCGTCCGGCGACGTGGTTGACGCGCGGCTCGCCGGCGCGTCGCGGCGCGTCCTCCTGTCGGTCCACCCGGCGGCGACGCTGTACGACCGGAGTCAACGCGACGGCTTCTTCGAGACGATCGCTCGTGCGGCGGAGCTGAGCGGCGTCGGAGAGCGCGGCGAAAACGGCGACGGCCAGTCGCGGCTCGGCGAGTTTTAG
- a CDS encoding endonuclease dU, with translation MTAPSRTLGVAFSDARDVSYAAGVVVRADGTPDGVAFARCTVGGTDATDAVIDCWRALGREDVRHVACAGVAPAWFNLLDLDRLRETLDRPVYAVSYEASPGLEPALRDAFDGDALADRLATYRSLPARVPVGSADADGEADEPRFVRAVGLDPERAAAAVKGLTRDGFRRCEPLRIAALAASAHREATAGERSPGATDAP, from the coding sequence GTGACCGCGCCGAGCCGCACGCTCGGCGTCGCGTTCTCCGACGCCCGCGACGTTAGCTACGCGGCCGGCGTCGTCGTCCGCGCCGACGGGACGCCCGACGGCGTCGCGTTCGCGCGGTGTACCGTCGGGGGGACCGACGCGACCGACGCCGTGATCGACTGCTGGCGCGCGCTCGGTCGCGAGGACGTCCGGCACGTCGCTTGCGCGGGGGTCGCGCCGGCGTGGTTCAACCTCCTCGACCTCGACCGACTCCGCGAGACGCTCGACCGGCCGGTGTACGCCGTGAGCTACGAGGCGAGCCCCGGGCTCGAACCGGCCCTGCGCGACGCGTTCGACGGCGACGCGCTCGCCGACCGCCTCGCGACGTACCGCTCGCTGCCGGCCCGCGTTCCGGTCGGCTCCGCGGACGCGGACGGCGAGGCCGACGAGCCCCGGTTCGTCCGCGCGGTCGGCCTCGACCCCGAGCGCGCCGCGGCGGCGGTCAAGGGGCTCACCCGTGATGGGTTCCGTCGCTGCGAGCCGCTCCGGATCGCCGCGCTCGCGGCGAGCGCGCACCGCGAGGCGACGGCGGGCGAGCGATCGCCCGGAGCGACCGACGCACCTTAG
- a CDS encoding DUF5786 family protein, with protein sequence MGFGSYDESEQENQDLDADFDDDDGVRAAQETHQGSVDYEPGASNDELLDRLQEIKSEDA encoded by the coding sequence ATGGGCTTCGGCAGCTACGACGAGTCCGAACAGGAGAATCAGGACCTGGACGCGGACTTCGACGACGACGACGGTGTCCGGGCTGCCCAGGAGACCCACCAGGGGTCCGTCGACTACGAGCCCGGCGCCTCGAACGACGAGCTTCTCGATCGGCTCCAGGAGATCAAGTCCGAGGACGCGTGA
- a CDS encoding MBL fold metallo-hydrolase, whose product MEPITVTADAEEFTCNAYLAVGDATTLVDAGTMPGVDDVIADALDDAGVDGLDRVVITHQHHDHVGELDAVVDRFDPRVFAYADHPRRDVALEDGDEVLVGSEACEVVHTPGHADDHVSLVGEERLYSGDVVVYNDGAFDDGSFGRTDMAGQSRERLIESLREILDRLPDTTAAMFPGHGDVYRAADGPDTVREVIERATERAERREPKYPDE is encoded by the coding sequence ATGGAGCCGATCACCGTCACCGCGGACGCGGAGGAGTTCACCTGTAACGCGTACCTCGCCGTCGGGGACGCGACGACGCTCGTCGACGCGGGAACGATGCCGGGCGTCGACGACGTGATCGCCGACGCGCTCGACGACGCCGGCGTCGACGGGCTCGACCGCGTCGTGATCACCCACCAGCACCACGACCACGTGGGCGAGCTCGACGCGGTGGTCGACCGCTTCGACCCCCGGGTGTTCGCGTACGCGGACCACCCGCGCCGCGACGTGGCGCTCGAAGACGGTGACGAGGTGCTCGTCGGGAGCGAGGCGTGCGAGGTCGTCCACACGCCCGGCCACGCCGACGACCACGTCTCGCTCGTCGGCGAGGAGCGGCTCTACTCCGGCGACGTGGTCGTCTACAACGACGGCGCCTTCGACGACGGCTCGTTCGGCCGCACCGACATGGCCGGCCAGTCCCGCGAGCGCCTGATCGAGAGCCTCCGCGAGATCCTCGACCGCCTGCCCGACACGACCGCGGCGATGTTCCCCGGCCACGGCGACGTCTACCGCGCCGCCGACGGGCCGGACACCGTCCGCGAGGTGATCGAGCGCGCGACGGAGCGCGCCGAGCGACGCGAGCCGAAGTACCCCGACGAGTGA
- a CDS encoding 50S ribosomal protein L40e encodes MAKFDAAERRMLDRQICMRCNARNASEAERCRKCGYTKLRPKATERRAA; translated from the coding sequence ATGGCCAAATTCGACGCCGCCGAACGCCGCATGCTCGACCGACAGATCTGTATGCGCTGTAACGCCCGGAACGCCTCCGAGGCCGAGCGCTGCCGCAAGTGCGGCTACACCAAGCTCCGCCCGAAGGCGACCGAGCGCCGCGCCGCGTAA
- a CDS encoding thioredoxin family protein — protein sequence MTVRLLDFHAEWCGPCKTQDPILEEIQEDLGDAFELQKVDVDEEQDVANQYQVRSLPTLIVENDDGVVDRFVGVTQREDIEAALTEAGA from the coding sequence ATGACCGTTCGACTGCTGGATTTCCACGCCGAGTGGTGCGGCCCGTGTAAGACCCAAGACCCCATCCTGGAGGAGATTCAGGAGGACCTCGGCGACGCGTTCGAGCTCCAGAAGGTCGATGTCGACGAGGAGCAGGACGTCGCGAACCAGTACCAGGTCCGCTCGCTCCCGACGCTCATCGTCGAGAACGACGACGGCGTCGTCGACCGCTTCGTCGGCGTCACGCAGCGCGAGGACATCGAGGCCGCCCTCACGGAAGCGGGCGCCTGA
- a CDS encoding preprotein translocase subunit Sec61beta, translated as MSGSNSGGLMSSAGLVRYFENEDRNAISIDPKTVVAFCVLFGVFVQILSLTVA; from the coding sequence ATGAGTGGTTCCAACTCCGGCGGGCTGATGTCCAGCGCGGGACTGGTCCGCTACTTCGAGAACGAGGACCGGAACGCCATCTCGATCGACCCCAAGACGGTCGTCGCGTTCTGCGTCCTCTTCGGCGTGTTCGTCCAGATCCTCTCGCTGACGGTCGCGTAG
- the pdxT gene encoding pyridoxal 5'-phosphate synthase glutaminase subunit PdxT, with amino-acid sequence MKAGVIAVQGDVAEHAAAVRNAAAAHDESAEVVEVRDAGIVPDCDVLLMPGGESTTISRLIHREGIAAEIEEHVASGKPVLATCAGLIVCSNDAKDDRVDPLGLVDVSVDRNAFGRQKDSFEAKVPVAGLDDPFHAVFIRAPAIDDVGDGVEVLATVDDRPVAVRDGPVVATAFHPELTDDPRIHDLAFFPEREVVA; translated from the coding sequence ATGAAAGCAGGCGTCATCGCCGTTCAGGGCGACGTGGCCGAACACGCCGCCGCGGTCCGCAACGCCGCGGCCGCCCACGACGAGTCCGCGGAGGTCGTCGAGGTCCGGGACGCGGGGATCGTGCCCGACTGCGACGTCCTCCTGATGCCGGGCGGGGAGTCGACCACCATCTCCCGGCTGATCCACCGCGAGGGGATCGCCGCCGAGATCGAGGAACACGTCGCGAGCGGGAAGCCCGTCCTCGCGACCTGCGCCGGGCTCATCGTCTGCTCGAACGACGCGAAGGACGACCGGGTCGACCCGCTGGGGCTGGTCGACGTCTCCGTCGACCGCAACGCGTTCGGCCGACAGAAGGACTCCTTCGAGGCGAAGGTGCCGGTCGCCGGCCTCGACGACCCCTTCCACGCCGTGTTCATCCGCGCGCCCGCCATCGACGACGTGGGCGACGGCGTCGAGGTGCTCGCGACCGTCGACGACCGCCCGGTCGCGGTGCGCGACGGCCCGGTCGTCGCCACCGCGTTCCACCCGGAGCTCACCGACGACCCGCGGATCCACGACCTCGCCTTCTTCCCCGAGCGGGAGGTGGTCGCGTGA
- the hisE gene encoding phosphoribosyl-ATP diphosphatase — MSDQGPESGEESAAPPDAVLDELFATIESRKEELPEGSYTTSLFTHEKGENAVLEKIGEETTEAILAAKDDDRDELTAESADLVYHLLVLFAMKDLDVDDLRGELRDRF; from the coding sequence GTGAGCGATCAGGGTCCGGAATCCGGCGAGGAGTCGGCGGCGCCGCCCGACGCGGTCCTCGACGAGCTGTTCGCCACCATCGAGTCGCGGAAGGAGGAGCTGCCGGAGGGGTCGTACACGACTTCCCTGTTCACCCACGAGAAGGGCGAGAACGCCGTCTTAGAGAAGATCGGCGAGGAGACGACGGAGGCGATCCTCGCGGCGAAGGACGACGACCGCGACGAGCTCACCGCGGAGAGCGCCGACCTCGTCTACCACCTGCTCGTGCTGTTCGCGATGAAGGACCTCGACGTCGACGACCTCCGCGGAGAGCTCCGCGACCGTTTCTGA